The following are from one region of the Terriglobia bacterium genome:
- the hpnI gene encoding bacteriohopanetetrol glucosamine biosynthesis glycosyltransferase HpnI, producing the protein MLNLVSGLIAAGLAVCGMGFYLLCLWSARTFLRSRSQEGSAIAPPVSILKPLRGVDPQMYESFRSHCTQDYPEYEIIFGVSEPDDPAVEAVERLIREFPKCKIRLLVCPEVLGNNRKTSNLVQMLDSAQYDHILINDSDIFVTPDYLRRVMAPFARPQVGMVTCPYRGIAADTLGSKLESIGISTDFIAGVLVARQIEGGIHFALGSTLAMSRTALEAIGGLRPLVDYLADDFELGFRIAKAGYEVVLADVVVETHLPAYSFRGFFEHQMRWARSTRDSRRLGYVGLLLTFGLPWAIFAVLLAPFVWWSWATLAAAAALRAAVAINVGIGVVHDRALWRHLWLVPIRDLVAFAVWFASFADHTVHWRGEVFILENGKIRPAHPRKPGPVSAAKPDQDKVSVHS; encoded by the coding sequence ATGTTAAACCTTGTTTCAGGATTAATAGCGGCTGGGCTGGCAGTGTGCGGCATGGGCTTTTACCTGCTCTGCCTGTGGAGCGCCCGGACTTTTCTCCGCTCGCGCAGCCAGGAAGGCTCTGCCATTGCTCCGCCTGTAAGCATCCTCAAGCCGTTGCGCGGCGTTGATCCGCAGATGTATGAAAGCTTCCGCAGCCACTGCACGCAGGATTATCCGGAGTACGAAATCATCTTTGGCGTCAGTGAGCCGGACGATCCCGCAGTGGAAGCCGTAGAGCGGTTGATCCGCGAGTTTCCCAAGTGCAAGATTCGGCTTCTGGTCTGTCCTGAAGTGCTCGGCAATAATCGCAAGACCAGCAACCTGGTGCAGATGCTGGACTCAGCGCAGTATGACCACATCCTTATCAACGACAGCGATATCTTCGTCACGCCTGATTATCTGCGCCGCGTGATGGCTCCGTTCGCCCGCCCGCAGGTTGGCATGGTCACCTGCCCGTATCGCGGCATCGCCGCCGATACGCTGGGTTCAAAGCTTGAATCCATCGGGATCAGCACCGACTTCATCGCCGGCGTGCTGGTGGCGCGCCAGATTGAAGGCGGAATTCATTTTGCCCTTGGTTCCACGCTTGCCATGTCGCGCACCGCGCTTGAAGCCATCGGCGGCCTGCGCCCGCTGGTGGATTATCTTGCCGACGATTTTGAACTGGGCTTTCGCATTGCCAAAGCCGGCTATGAAGTAGTGCTGGCGGATGTTGTGGTGGAAACCCATCTGCCCGCGTACAGCTTCCGCGGATTCTTTGAGCACCAGATGCGCTGGGCGCGCAGCACGCGCGACTCGCGCCGCCTCGGTTACGTTGGCCTGCTTCTAACCTTCGGCCTGCCCTGGGCGATTTTTGCCGTCCTGCTGGCGCCGTTTGTCTGGTGGTCGTGGGCAACGTTGGCCGCAGCCGCGGCCTTGCGCGCCGCTGTGGCGATTAACGTCGGCATCGGTGTGGTGCATGATCGCGCTCTTTGGCGGCATCTGTGGCTAGTGCCGATCCGCGATCTTGTGGCGTTCGCGGTTTGGTTCGCCAGCTTTGCCGATCACACCGTTCACTGGCGCGGCGAGGTTTTCATTCTTGAAAATGGCAAGATTCGTCCGGCGCATCCGCGCAAGCCAGGACCTGTCAGCGCGGCCAAGCCTGATCAGGACAAGGTTTCGGTCCATTCGTAA
- a CDS encoding glycosyltransferase family 39 protein, producing MPTKTLSSSPDVQASPRSSRHKVFIPIVILVWAVIYIGTLFQPPLMDDADTVHAEAAREMVEHNDWVTLKINDGFRYLEKAPLMYWCVAASFKLFGVHDWSARVPIALGMLALLLVVYRIGRHFYGDEGGLYAALALGTGFGPFIYTRFMIPEMLVALWLALGFDFFLTTLEQADAGEDPSAWLCWGIAATMALNVLTKGLIGLVFPIGAIFLFLLLTGNLRHLLKMRLVSSFLIFLIIAAPWHLLAGSRNPAQGEARGFFWFYFVNEHFLRFLKKRFPADYDTVPLWLFWGLMLVWLMPWTAFLMQAIRQVPAKLAAMRDGLNGQQRATLLFALWPLVILVFFSFSSRQEYYVLPGLPGVALLLGGWLARESISAPGSAERRSGRISSIVLVVVGVAICIVCAALAWHAQAPPPNYDIAELLKKNPQDYALSFGHILDLTPQAMGAFKVPLLAAGFAFALGTIASLLLRRRNRVFAANLALTLMTTVLLYAAHQGLVIFSPVLSSKVLAQAIERNWKPGAIIEDNGDYEAASSVNYYTQHQIRILNGRCNNIWYGSKFPDAPPIFDDDAAFVKLWRGDKLVFLLTDYKASPDRKPAEECPQKEHLPDYVAQDACVLAKWGGKLVLTNGPKPCPDQAWPR from the coding sequence ATGCCGACCAAGACTTTATCGTCCTCACCTGACGTTCAGGCTTCCCCGCGATCTTCGAGACACAAAGTCTTCATTCCTATCGTCATTCTGGTCTGGGCCGTAATTTACATCGGTACTCTTTTTCAGCCGCCATTGATGGACGATGCCGACACCGTCCACGCCGAAGCTGCGCGCGAAATGGTGGAACACAACGATTGGGTCACGCTGAAGATCAATGACGGCTTCCGCTACCTGGAGAAAGCGCCGCTCATGTACTGGTGCGTGGCAGCCAGTTTCAAGCTATTTGGCGTGCATGACTGGTCTGCGCGAGTGCCGATTGCGCTGGGCATGCTGGCGCTGCTGCTGGTTGTTTATCGAATCGGCAGACACTTTTATGGCGATGAGGGCGGCCTTTACGCGGCCCTGGCGCTGGGCACAGGATTCGGCCCGTTCATTTATACACGGTTCATGATCCCGGAAATGCTGGTAGCACTGTGGCTGGCGCTGGGATTTGATTTCTTTCTGACCACGCTGGAACAGGCTGACGCGGGAGAAGATCCATCGGCGTGGCTGTGCTGGGGCATTGCCGCCACCATGGCGCTCAATGTATTGACCAAAGGATTGATCGGGCTGGTGTTTCCCATTGGAGCCATTTTTCTTTTTTTGCTGCTCACCGGAAATTTGCGCCACCTGCTGAAGATGCGGCTGGTCTCGAGCTTTTTAATCTTCCTGATCATCGCCGCGCCGTGGCACCTGCTGGCGGGATCGAGGAATCCGGCGCAGGGCGAGGCGCGCGGATTTTTCTGGTTTTACTTTGTCAATGAACATTTTCTGCGCTTCCTGAAGAAGCGTTTCCCTGCCGATTACGACACTGTGCCGCTCTGGCTCTTTTGGGGTTTGATGCTGGTGTGGCTGATGCCATGGACTGCGTTTCTTATGCAAGCCATACGGCAGGTTCCGGCCAAGTTGGCGGCGATGCGCGACGGACTGAACGGCCAGCAGCGCGCAACGCTGCTTTTTGCCCTGTGGCCGCTGGTGATTTTGGTTTTCTTCAGCTTCTCCAGCCGGCAGGAATATTACGTTCTTCCCGGCTTGCCGGGAGTGGCATTGCTGCTGGGCGGATGGCTGGCGCGGGAGTCGATTTCAGCACCGGGCAGTGCAGAGCGGCGCAGCGGAAGAATTTCATCGATCGTGCTGGTAGTGGTGGGCGTGGCGATTTGTATTGTATGCGCGGCGCTGGCATGGCACGCGCAAGCTCCGCCACCGAACTACGACATCGCGGAGCTGCTCAAGAAAAATCCGCAGGACTATGCGCTTTCCTTTGGGCACATTCTTGATCTCACGCCGCAAGCCATGGGAGCTTTCAAGGTACCGCTGCTGGCGGCGGGATTCGCGTTTGCCTTGGGAACAATTGCGAGCCTGCTTTTAAGGCGGCGCAATCGAGTTTTCGCCGCGAACCTGGCGCTAACGTTGATGACAACGGTCCTGCTGTATGCGGCGCATCAAGGGCTGGTGATCTTTTCGCCGGTACTTTCGTCGAAGGTGTTGGCGCAGGCCATTGAGCGGAACTGGAAACCCGGCGCAATCATTGAAGACAATGGCGACTATGAAGCAGCTTCTAGCGTGAATTACTACACGCAGCATCAGATCCGAATCCTGAACGGGCGCTGCAATAACATCTGGTATGGATCAAAGTTTCCTGACGCGCCACCGATCTTTGACGATGACGCGGCTTTTGTAAAGCTTTGGCGCGGCGACAAACTTGTTTTTCTCCTCACCGATTACAAGGCCAGCCCTGACCGCAAGCCAGCGGAAGAGTGTCCGCAGAAAGAGCACCTTCCGGATTATGTTGCCCAAGACGCCTGTGTGCTGGCCAAGTGGGGCGGCAAGCTGGTGCTTACGAATGGACCGAAACCTTGTCCTGATCAGGCTTGGCCGCGCTGA
- a CDS encoding tyrosinase family protein: MSNRFTRRRFIVTAGATASTVLGSSLFNLETVWAAPVMRRNLGGMAASDPVLVSYRKAIKAMKALPTSNPPSWNYQAAIHRTTLSGSFPAWNTCQHGTHFFWSWHRMYLYWWERIIRKMSGDPGWALPYWDYHDPSQRTLPVPFRDPKSELYVADPNRGTGWNTGSASFPASHVDPSAGMAEFDYFLGQGDIESNPHNNVHGDIGGWMGGVPTAAQDPVFYVHHSNIDRYWNLWLAQGGGRHNPLSDTTWKGQTYTFFNESGTAVTMTPCDVLRCAEQLNYTYEGEPTEVKEYCLRLIFPWWIFVIAQVLIPWPGPPVELGEREVAIPIDIAQIRERIPALLQNKNEKLVIELDNVVSERAPGVVWEVYLGAPPNAALSAESPHFLGTMTLFAAGVREHAHGGFQPAHFTFNANRAIEAALRTRQEKLPLVFVPTGPLIDGKPSHPKVQSPVRIGAINVAIGRNEERKSDAPIVPEREPNKPK, translated from the coding sequence ATGAGCAATCGCTTCACGCGTCGACGTTTCATCGTCACAGCGGGCGCTACTGCCTCAACTGTGCTGGGCTCTTCACTCTTCAACCTGGAAACAGTCTGGGCCGCGCCCGTCATGCGCCGCAATCTTGGCGGCATGGCTGCCAGTGATCCGGTCCTGGTCTCTTATCGCAAAGCCATCAAGGCCATGAAGGCGCTTCCCACTTCCAACCCGCCGAGCTGGAACTATCAGGCAGCCATTCATCGCACCACGCTTTCCGGCTCGTTCCCCGCATGGAACACTTGCCAGCACGGCACACACTTTTTCTGGTCCTGGCACCGCATGTATCTCTACTGGTGGGAGCGGATCATCCGCAAGATGTCTGGCGATCCCGGCTGGGCCTTGCCTTACTGGGATTATCACGATCCCTCGCAGCGCACCTTGCCGGTTCCGTTCCGCGATCCCAAGAGTGAACTCTATGTCGCCGACCCGAACCGCGGCACCGGCTGGAACACCGGATCTGCGTCGTTCCCGGCCTCACACGTCGATCCTTCCGCCGGCATGGCCGAGTTTGACTACTTCCTTGGCCAGGGCGATATTGAAAGCAATCCTCACAACAACGTGCATGGCGATATCGGCGGCTGGATGGGCGGCGTTCCCACGGCGGCCCAGGACCCGGTTTTTTACGTGCATCACTCCAATATCGATCGTTACTGGAACCTCTGGCTCGCCCAGGGCGGCGGTCGCCACAATCCCCTGAGCGATACCACCTGGAAGGGTCAAACCTACACCTTCTTCAATGAGAGCGGGACTGCCGTTACCATGACTCCGTGCGATGTCCTGCGCTGCGCCGAGCAGTTGAACTACACTTATGAAGGGGAGCCGACTGAAGTAAAGGAGTACTGTTTGAGACTCATCTTCCCATGGTGGATCTTTGTTATTGCGCAGGTCCTGATCCCATGGCCTGGCCCTCCGGTCGAACTGGGCGAACGCGAAGTCGCCATTCCCATTGACATCGCGCAGATCCGTGAGCGTATCCCCGCGCTGCTCCAGAACAAGAACGAAAAGTTGGTGATCGAACTGGACAACGTGGTCTCTGAGCGAGCGCCCGGCGTGGTCTGGGAAGTCTACCTCGGCGCTCCGCCGAACGCTGCGCTCAGCGCTGAGAGCCCGCACTTCCTGGGCACCATGACGCTGTTCGCCGCGGGAGTGCGCGAGCACGCGCACGGCGGCTTCCAGCCGGCGCACTTCACCTTTAACGCCAACCGGGCGATTGAAGCCGCGCTGCGCACCCGGCAGGAAAAGCTGCCGCTGGTCTTTGTGCCAACCGGGCCGCTCATTGACGGCAAGCCCTCGCATCCCAAAGTCCAGTCGCCGGTGAGGATTGGCGCCATCAACGTCGCCATCGGGCGCAATGAGGAACGCAAGAGCGATGCTCCCATTGTTCCGGAACGGGAGCCAAACAAGCCCAAATAG
- a CDS encoding FAD-binding protein, with translation MTPPAPDWTSSESRSRADALAADLRAAITGEVRFDDGTRALYAVDGSNYRQVPIGVVIPKTMEEVIQTVAIARKHGAPLLPRGGGTSLSGQSCNVAVIVDFSKYLNQIIEINPQEKYAWVQPGCVLDKLRNRANEFNLTFGPDPSTHEYCNLGGMIGNNSCGVHSVMAGRTVDNVLELDILTYEGERMRVGPTSDGEFEEIVRAGGRRAEIYSRLRALRDQYADLIHSRYPNIPRRVSGYSLDELLPQRGFNVAKSLVGAEGTCVMILGAKVRLVDWPKKRTTLVLGYKHIYDAADNVPEVCKAGPIGLEGMDDVLIGNMKKKGLHPKSIAMLPEGKGWLLCEFGGETKEESTAKARGLMEQLSRQPDPPNMKLFVDEQETLLVWKARESGLGATSQVPGEPEAWEGWEDAAVSPEKLGEYLRGLHRLLAKYGYHCALYGHFGDACVHMRIDFDLVSKEGIKKFRAFVEEAADFVVQLGGSLSGEHGDGQARGELLVRMFGPELMEAFREFKRIWDPGWKMNPGKKIDANPLDQNLRLGATYRPAPVKTYFSFPEDHGHFPETTLRCVGVSKCRKDDSGTMCPSYMATREEKHSTRGRARLLFEMLRGETLKDGWKNEYLKDALDLCLACKACKSECPINVDMATYKAEFLAHYYESRSRPRAAFSMGLIQRWAAMARVAPWLVNFLGRAPLTSQLTKWVGGISQKRNMPAFATETFTEWFRKRPLCNADRPPVILWPDTFSNNFHPSIAKAAVEVLEHAGYQVKIPQQVLCCGRPLYDFGMLDRAKATLEQTLSALRDDIEAGTPIIGIEPSCVSVFRDEMTNLLGNNPEAQKLKSQTYLLSEFLINQADYRPPQLKRKAIVHAHCHHKSVLKFDSESELLKRLGLDFHVLDSGCCGMAGSFGFEAEKYDVSVKIGERVLLPAVRNATADTLIITDGFSCYQQIEGLTGRKALHIAEVLQMAISESSTPDSKAKENSPQIYADVRR, from the coding sequence ATGACTCCACCGGCCCCAGACTGGACGTCCTCCGAATCCCGCTCCCGGGCCGACGCCCTCGCCGCCGATCTGCGCGCCGCCATCACCGGCGAAGTCCGTTTTGACGACGGCACCCGCGCTCTTTACGCCGTCGATGGATCCAATTACCGACAGGTGCCCATAGGCGTAGTGATTCCAAAAACGATGGAAGAAGTTATTCAAACCGTCGCAATTGCCCGCAAGCACGGCGCGCCGTTGCTGCCGCGTGGCGGTGGCACCAGCCTCTCCGGACAATCCTGCAACGTCGCAGTGATCGTTGATTTCTCCAAATACCTTAACCAGATTATCGAGATCAATCCGCAGGAAAAATACGCGTGGGTGCAGCCCGGCTGCGTGCTGGATAAGCTTCGCAACCGCGCCAATGAATTCAATCTCACCTTTGGCCCTGATCCTTCCACGCATGAGTACTGCAACCTGGGCGGAATGATTGGTAACAACTCCTGCGGCGTGCATTCGGTGATGGCAGGCCGCACCGTGGATAACGTGCTGGAACTCGACATTCTTACCTATGAGGGCGAGCGCATGCGCGTCGGCCCCACGTCAGACGGGGAGTTTGAAGAGATAGTTCGCGCTGGTGGACGTCGCGCAGAAATTTATTCGCGTCTGCGAGCCTTGCGCGATCAATACGCTGATCTCATCCACAGCCGCTATCCCAACATTCCGCGCCGCGTCTCCGGCTATAGTCTCGACGAACTTCTGCCTCAGCGCGGCTTCAATGTAGCCAAGTCGCTCGTCGGCGCAGAAGGCACTTGCGTCATGATTTTGGGCGCCAAAGTTCGTCTGGTTGACTGGCCAAAGAAACGCACCACTCTGGTCCTCGGATATAAGCACATCTACGACGCGGCGGATAACGTGCCTGAAGTCTGCAAGGCTGGGCCCATCGGCCTTGAAGGCATGGATGACGTTCTCATCGGGAACATGAAGAAGAAGGGCCTTCATCCCAAAAGTATCGCCATGCTGCCTGAGGGCAAAGGCTGGTTGCTGTGCGAATTCGGCGGCGAGACCAAAGAAGAATCAACCGCCAAAGCGCGCGGGTTGATGGAGCAGCTCAGCCGCCAGCCTGATCCACCCAACATGAAGCTCTTCGTCGACGAGCAGGAAACTCTTCTGGTCTGGAAGGCCCGCGAGTCCGGTTTGGGTGCGACGTCGCAGGTCCCCGGCGAACCCGAAGCATGGGAAGGCTGGGAAGACGCGGCGGTCTCGCCGGAAAAGCTTGGAGAATATCTGCGCGGCCTGCATCGTCTGCTCGCCAAGTATGGCTATCATTGCGCGCTCTACGGACACTTTGGCGATGCCTGCGTGCACATGCGGATTGATTTTGATCTTGTCTCTAAAGAGGGCATCAAAAAATTTCGTGCCTTTGTTGAAGAAGCTGCGGACTTCGTCGTGCAGCTTGGCGGTTCACTCTCCGGCGAACATGGTGACGGCCAGGCCCGCGGCGAGCTTCTTGTCCGCATGTTTGGCCCAGAGCTGATGGAAGCCTTCCGCGAATTCAAGCGCATATGGGACCCCGGCTGGAAAATGAATCCGGGCAAAAAGATTGACGCCAACCCGCTCGACCAGAATCTGCGTCTCGGCGCCACCTATCGGCCCGCGCCGGTCAAGACATATTTTTCTTTCCCCGAAGATCACGGCCATTTTCCTGAGACTACGCTGCGCTGCGTTGGCGTGAGCAAGTGCCGCAAAGACGACAGCGGAACCATGTGTCCCAGCTACATGGCCACCCGCGAAGAGAAGCACTCCACCCGCGGCCGCGCGCGCCTGCTCTTTGAAATGCTGCGCGGTGAGACGCTCAAAGACGGGTGGAAGAATGAGTACCTGAAGGATGCGCTCGATCTCTGCCTGGCCTGCAAGGCCTGCAAGAGCGAATGTCCCATCAACGTGGACATGGCCACCTACAAAGCCGAATTTCTGGCCCATTACTATGAAAGCCGCTCGCGTCCCCGCGCCGCTTTTTCCATGGGCTTGATCCAGCGCTGGGCAGCCATGGCTCGCGTTGCGCCGTGGCTGGTGAATTTTCTTGGCCGCGCGCCGTTGACATCGCAGTTGACGAAGTGGGTCGGCGGCATCTCCCAAAAGCGAAACATGCCCGCGTTTGCCACAGAGACATTCACGGAGTGGTTTCGCAAGCGCCCGCTGTGCAATGCTGATCGCCCGCCGGTGATTCTCTGGCCGGATACATTCAGCAACAACTTCCATCCCTCAATCGCCAAAGCCGCTGTGGAAGTCCTGGAACACGCGGGCTATCAGGTGAAAATCCCTCAGCAAGTCCTATGTTGCGGTCGTCCTTTATATGACTTCGGCATGCTCGACCGGGCCAAAGCCACGCTGGAACAAACGCTTTCCGCTCTGCGCGACGACATAGAGGCTGGAACACCAATCATTGGCATCGAGCCAAGCTGCGTTTCCGTCTTTCGCGACGAGATGACAAATCTTCTGGGCAACAATCCTGAAGCTCAAAAGCTCAAAAGCCAGACTTATCTGCTCAGCGAATTTCTGATCAATCAAGCCGACTATCGCCCGCCGCAACTCAAGCGCAAAGCGATCGTCCATGCGCATTGCCATCACAAGTCGGTGCTGAAGTTTGATTCTGAATCGGAATTGCTGAAGCGCCTCGGTCTGGACTTCCATGTCCTCGATTCCGGCTGCTGCGGCATGGCCGGGTCATTCGGCTTTGAAGCCGAGAAGTATGATGTCTCAGTAAAGATCGGAGAGCGCGTCTTGCTGCCCGCCGTGCGTAACGCCACCGCGGACACGCTCATCATCACCGATGGTTTCAGCTGCTACCAACAGATTGAAGGGCTCACCGGACGCAAGGCCCTGCACATTGCCGAAGTGTTGCAGATGGCAATTTCTGAATCTTCCACGCCCGACAGTAAGGCAAAAGAGAACTCGCCGCAGATTTACGCAGATGTTCGCAGATAA
- a CDS encoding SDR family NAD(P)-dependent oxidoreductase, giving the protein MKNRTKIILGGAVAGTLMGGAAAGIGTVMAVRHGLRRFREHRLRELRGQTVLITGGSRGLGLALAEEFAQFGAKIAICARDEQELARARQQLEDMGAVVCAVPCDVSKPEEVNHMIDSVTRNMGKIDVLVNNAGVISVGPILSQELKDFQEAMDVMFWGTVHSTLAVLPQMLGRGAGRIVNISSIGGKVSVPHLIPYGCAKFAVTGFSEGLHAELKRFGIRVLTVAPGLMRTGSHLNAQFKGRHEAEFGWFAVSGTNPLASISAERAARKIVNATCANRAELVISWQAKLLAGLHGVAPGLTQEVLAQVNRLLPDAAGNTEKKPGHESQSAVTRSPLTALGKRAARRYNQVEKPA; this is encoded by the coding sequence ATGAAGAATCGGACAAAAATCATTCTTGGCGGGGCTGTCGCAGGTACGCTCATGGGGGGCGCGGCGGCGGGCATAGGAACTGTGATGGCCGTGCGGCATGGGCTGCGCAGGTTTCGCGAGCATCGGCTGCGCGAGTTGCGCGGGCAGACAGTGCTGATTACCGGCGGATCACGCGGCCTGGGGCTGGCGCTGGCGGAAGAGTTTGCGCAATTTGGAGCGAAGATCGCCATCTGTGCCCGCGATGAGCAGGAACTGGCGCGCGCCCGGCAGCAGTTGGAAGACATGGGAGCTGTGGTTTGTGCCGTCCCATGCGATGTGAGCAAGCCGGAAGAAGTGAATCACATGATCGACTCAGTAACCCGGAACATGGGCAAGATTGATGTGCTGGTGAACAATGCGGGCGTGATTTCCGTGGGGCCGATTCTTTCCCAGGAGTTGAAGGATTTTCAGGAAGCGATGGACGTGATGTTCTGGGGAACGGTCCATTCTACGCTGGCCGTGCTGCCGCAGATGCTGGGGCGCGGCGCGGGCAGAATCGTGAATATTTCTTCCATCGGCGGCAAGGTGAGCGTGCCTCACCTGATTCCTTACGGCTGCGCCAAGTTTGCCGTGACTGGCTTTTCTGAGGGGCTGCATGCTGAACTGAAACGCTTTGGCATTCGCGTGCTCACGGTTGCTCCGGGACTCATGCGCACCGGCTCACACCTGAACGCGCAATTTAAAGGCAGGCATGAAGCTGAGTTTGGCTGGTTCGCCGTAAGCGGAACGAATCCGCTGGCTTCGATTTCGGCTGAACGAGCTGCACGAAAAATTGTGAATGCCACGTGCGCCAATCGCGCCGAGCTGGTGATCAGCTGGCAGGCGAAGCTGCTGGCGGGACTACATGGCGTTGCGCCGGGACTCACACAGGAAGTGCTGGCGCAGGTAAATCGTCTGTTGCCGGATGCGGCGGGGAATACGGAGAAGAAGCCTGGGCACGAAAGCCAATCGGCAGTGACGCGATCACCATTGACGGCGTTGGGCAAGCGGGCCGCAAGGCGTTATAACCAGGTGGAGAAGCCGGCTTAA